In the genome of Methanococcoides burtonii DSM 6242, the window TATATGATCTTATTGTAAGACATTTCATTGCGAACTTACTTCCGCCGGCGGTATTTGAAAAGACACGGTTCGAGATCACCATGGAGGATGAACTGTTCGATTCTACGGGCTCGATACAGAAGAACGCCGGATGGCTTGCTGTTTATCCTTTTGAGAAGCCACAGGACAAGATATTACCTGCTCTTGATCTGGGTGAGGTTCTCGATGTCAAGAAGATCACTAATATAAAGTCACAGACCACACCTCCGAAAAGGCTAACTGAGGCCGAACTCCTTACGCTTATGGATAAGCATGGTATCGGCACCAAAGCAACTGCTCCGAGTCACATAGAGACCAACAAGAAACGTGGTTATTTCGAGGTCAAGGGAAAGACCATTGCCATACTGGATACTGGTTTTACTTTGATGGATGCGCTGAACAGTTCCGTTCCCATCCTTGTCAAACCTGATATTCGTTCAAGTATAGAATCTCTCATACAGGATGTTGAGGACGGCAACAAGAAGTTCGAGCTGGCCCTTGAAGAAGGTACTTCGCTTATCAAGGAGATGTATTCCCAGCTTCTGAGCAATCGTGATCTTATGGTCACTCGTATAGCAGGGACCATTACAGATGAAGCGGTCGAGGCGGATAAGAAGAGCCATATTGGTAAATGTAATGAATGCGAACGGGTGCTTCGTATCGTCAGTACGGATAAGGGGCGTTTTGTAGGCTGTACAGGTTATCCACAGTGCAAGAACACTTTCCCTTTGCCGAAAACAGGTGCTTTGGCCGTGCAGAGGTCACGTACTTGCAAGAAAGGCGGAGCGGCTGTTTTGAAGGTGGGGAGTAAATATTTCTGGGCTGTGGGTATAGGACCTTGCTTTTCATGCGATATGGAAAAGGAATGCTATCCACCGGAAATTGTGGGTGAGTGTCCTGCCTGTGATGGTCAGACATTTTTGATCACTACCAAGGACTCACGTTTCCTTGGCTGTACAAAACGTTGTGGTCATACTCAGTCTGTTCCAAAGAACGGCAGGCTGACCATCACCGATAAGGTGTGTGAAGGATGTGGATGGCGATTATTGCGTGTCAAAGAGCAGGGCAAGGATGCGAAGGAATATTGTGCCAATCGTAAATGTGAGGTTGCTGCACAGATGCGAAGCAGTTACAGGAAAAAATAAGCTGGCAAATACTGTTGCTTGATAGTAATATCATTAAATGAGCTTGGCAAGTACACAATCATGCTACCTGAAGATTATTGACAAAGTTTTAGCTATTCTCTTTTCCTAAGATATTTCAGTACTTACTGCATAGTTTGCTTGCGATTTTATTTATGTGTGCAGTAGTTAACAACCATTTACTCTTTTCAATATGTGATGGAATTTGATTGTAACGTGCTACTCTAACAAATCTATGTTTTTCGAAGGGAATAGTAGAACCAGTTATTGCAAGTATTGATTTGACTTTAACTTCACTATTTGCAAGGTTGTGGTATGTTTTTTGAATTGCATTACCATATTTGTTATCGTTCAAATACCGATATACAATGTAACTACTTCTCTGTATTTGGTCATACGGTGTATATGAACCTTCATTAAAAACAGTTTGAGTATAGTTTTTACTCCAATTTTTTGTTTCAATTACAAATACTCCTGTAGGGCCAACTACAAGATGATCAATTTGAGCAGATTTTAAAGAGGAACCGTTAAACTTTATGTATTCGTTTAATTCAAGATATACATCGTTGAATTGAAAATAATCATCAGAAAGTTCAGTTAGTTTTTTTATAACAGCTATTTCTCCCAATGCTCCTTTGTATTCATTTGAATTTTTTAAATCTTCTAATTTATTAAGTTGGGATACTAAGTGAGATAACCTTGATTCTGCTTCCACATCAATATTATTTTCGAGCCTATCAAGTTTATGTTTCAACATTTTAAACGAAGATTTTTCGATTTCAAGTCGCTTATTTAATTCAATATGTATATCTTGCGTTAGGTAGTATAATCTCTTATTATGACGACGTAATTTTAGTTTACTTGAAAGATATTGAAGCAGGTGCGTTACACTAATTTTGATTGAATACAAATCTTCGATTTCATCGATTAAGTTCTCAGATTCGAGTTCAATTTCTTTCAATATTTTAGATTTTTTTAATTCTATAGTGTTTTCAGCAGTTTCAATTTCTATATGAAGGTTATTGATTTCTGATTTAATTTGAGCACAAATAATTGGCTTTTGTTCCTCATATTGATTTTGAATCTCCTCTAAAAGATTATCAATTTCAGTTAAATCTGTTATACGAAATCCTATGTCTCTTGCAAAATTGATTAAATCCTTCTACGCCCCTGACTTTCCCTATTGAATTACCAAACTTGTTCACCTGAAATAACTTTTAAACACAGAAATTGATTACTAATATGACATCTGCCAAAATTTCATTTGCTTTTATTATTGATGTTTATTTCTGTATTAAGTTTTATTCTGTTGTCATTTAGGAGTAGTGAAAACAATACCAATGATATTCATAAAATAAAAACTAATTAATTCATCATTCTTCTCGTTTTTACAATTTCTATATATGTTGAGTAATTTCCCCATCATTCTTATATTGGAAGTGAAGATATCTGTGGAGGGTTCAGTTAGAACCTGTCCACTTATTATCGAATTTGTTTTTGAAAGTAAGCTCTGAAACACTTTTCCTACTGGACGTTCTTTCCTTTTTCACTGGTTTTCCAATAGCTATCACTGCCATAAGCTCATAAATTTCCGGTACCTCAAGGATAGAATTGACCTTTTCCGCCTGTTTGAGTATTTCACCAAGCCATACCGAGCCAAGTCCAAGTTCGACACATGCAAGCAACATGTTCTGTATTGATGCTCCGATGGCCATCACATCTTTGTCATGGTGGTACATTTCGGAATTATCAAGATAAACTGCGATCAATAGTTTTGAGCCTAGTACAATGGTCGAGTAATGGGTGCATTGTGCCAGGTCCTTGATGGTGTTCTCATCTTGTATGACAATGAATTTCCAGGGCTGGTTGTTAAGACCCGATGGTGCCCATCTGGCACAGTCAAGGATGGTATTGATATCTTTTTCACTGACCGGTTCATCGGTGTATTCTCTGACACTTCGACGGCTAAGAATGGTTTCTATGGTAGTTGACATAAGGATCACAAAAAAAGAAGGTTTTTCAGGACATAATGCCCTGAAAAAGTATTTAGTTTATATTTATAAGCTTACTCTTCGTTGAGTTCGCTGTTAAGCCATGGCATCATTGCCCTGAGCTTCTTACCAACGACCTCTACAGGGTGTTCCTTTTCAAGGCGTTCCATGGAGGTAAGTACAGCATGGTTTGTCTGTCCTTCAAGGACAAACTCACGTGCGAACTCACCATTCTGGATCCTCTCGAGTGCAACATACATTGCTTCACGGGACTCTTCGTTGATGATCTGTGGGCCTACTGTAAGACCGCCATATTCTGCGGTGTTGGATACTGAATACCACATCTTCTCAAGACCGCCCTCGTGGATGAGGTCGACAATGAGCTTGAGCTCGTGTAGTGTCTCGAAATATGCCATCTCCGGCTGGTATCCTGCTTCGACAAGAACTTCGAAGGATGTCTTGATAAGACTTGCGACACCGCCACAAAGATCAACCTGCTCTCCGAAAAGGTCGGTCTCTGTCTCTTCACGGAATGTTGTCTCGATGACACCGGCTCTTGTACATCCGACACCCTTTGCGTGTGCAAGTGCCATTTCAAGTGCATTTCCGCTTGCGTCCTGATAGACTGCGATAAGACCTGGAACGCCAGCTCCTTCTTTGTATGTTCTTCTTACAAGGTGACCTGGGCTCTTTGGTGCTACCATGTAGACATCAAGGTCCTTTGATGGTACGATCTGGTTGTAGTGGATGTTGAATCCGTGTGAGAACACAAGGGAGTTTCCTGCTTCAAGTCCTGGCTCTATTTCTGAATAATATACCTTTGACTGGATCTCATCAGGAAGGAGGATCTGGACAACATCTGCAGCTTTTGCAGCGTCTGCTACGGTCATGACCTTAAGGCCATCGTCTTCTGCCTGTTTCCAGCGGCGGCTTCCTTCTCTGAGGCCGATAACGACATCAAGGCCGGAGTCATGCAGGTTCTGTGCCTGAGCATGACCCTGGCTACCATAGCCCATTACAGCAATTATTTTACCTTTAAGTGCGCCAA includes:
- the ilvC gene encoding ketol-acid reductoisomerase, giving the protein MVEMFYDKDADLGALKGKIIAVMGYGSQGHAQAQNLHDSGLDVVIGLREGSRRWKQAEDDGLKVMTVADAAKAADVVQILLPDEIQSKVYYSEIEPGLEAGNSLVFSHGFNIHYNQIVPSKDLDVYMVAPKSPGHLVRRTYKEGAGVPGLIAVYQDASGNALEMALAHAKGVGCTRAGVIETTFREETETDLFGEQVDLCGGVASLIKTSFEVLVEAGYQPEMAYFETLHELKLIVDLIHEGGLEKMWYSVSNTAEYGGLTVGPQIINEESREAMYVALERIQNGEFAREFVLEGQTNHAVLTSMERLEKEHPVEVVGKKLRAMMPWLNSELNEE
- a CDS encoding nitroreductase family protein, with product MSTTIETILSRRSVREYTDEPVSEKDINTILDCARWAPSGLNNQPWKFIVIQDENTIKDLAQCTHYSTIVLGSKLLIAVYLDNSEMYHHDKDVMAIGASIQNMLLACVELGLGSVWLGEILKQAEKVNSILEVPEIYELMAVIAIGKPVKKERTSSRKSVSELTFKNKFDNKWTGSN
- a CDS encoding nuclease-related domain-containing protein; translation: MKEIELESENLIDEIEDLYSIKISVTHLLQYLSSKLKLRRHNKRLYYLTQDIHIELNKRLEIEKSSFKMLKHKLDRLENNIDVEAESRLSHLVSQLNKLEDLKNSNEYKGALGEIAVIKKLTELSDDYFQFNDVYLELNEYIKFNGSSLKSAQIDHLVVGPTGVFVIETKNWSKNYTQTVFNEGSYTPYDQIQRSSYIVYRYLNDNKYGNAIQKTYHNLANSEVKVKSILAITGSTIPFEKHRFVRVARYNQIPSHIEKSKWLLTTAHINKIASKLCSKY